One Octopus sinensis unplaced genomic scaffold, ASM634580v1 Contig16087, whole genome shotgun sequence genomic window carries:
- the LOC115230655 gene encoding uncharacterized protein LOC115230655: MDVDIENISEEFSKIFDVDRRKSQIEIINLKNDITLKLHSNVNMWKFMSQEKYPILIDSYQRILSCFGSTYLSETSFSSMKMIKSQYRTRLTDDHLGDCMRIAISLYEPEFEIIASELQCQKSH, translated from the coding sequence ATGGATGTAGACATCGAAAATATTTCAGAAGAATTTAGCAAGATTTTTGACGTTGATCGAAGAAAAAGtcaaatagaaattataaatctaaaaaaTGACATCACTTTAAAATTACATTCAAATGTCAACATGTGGAAATTTATGTCTCAGGAAAAATATCCAATTTTGATTGATTCGTATCAACGAATTCTTTCATGCTTTGGAAGCACATATTTATCCGAAACATCATTTTCaagtatgaaaatgataaaatctcAATACAGGACACGTTTAACGGATGACCATCTTGGGGATTGCATGAGAATAGCAATAAGCTTATACgagccagaatttgaaataatcGCAAGTGAATTACAATGCCAAAAATCgcattaa